One window of the Granulicella arctica genome contains the following:
- a CDS encoding Trm112 family protein, with the protein MSVRDFTQDDLHWLACPLCHGSLHLDLLAAVVQCETCRCTYRVKDRIPVLILSA; encoded by the coding sequence ATGAGTGTTCGCGACTTCACCCAGGACGATCTCCACTGGCTCGCGTGCCCCCTGTGCCACGGATCACTGCATTTGGACCTGCTCGCTGCAGTTGTCCAGTGCGAGACATGTCGTTGTACGTACCGTGTGAAAGACCGCATTCCGGTATTAATCCTTAGCGCGTAA
- a CDS encoding CocE/NonD family hydrolase has protein sequence MRSLRQAVTAALCSTLCIAAVAQRRAPLTAEEAAALITKREGIEKQLEDVAVIDRKVMIPMKDGIRIAADIYRPKDTSKKYPIILSRTPYNFNFWDVKLGTWRDMTTELDAVKRGYVLIEMNERGHFFSEGNYDILGTPLTDSDEELDWMGAQPWSSGKVGMIGCSSTAEYQLAVASRGNKNLTTFIPQSFGAGVGKVGPYNEQGNWYRGGAVQMLFIDWIYGEQNQVRPMFPPTTSQADLIKASKMFDLAPQMPPVDWAKAFTHLPEKDIISAVDGPKGIYSDKMPVDTGGAMIERTPNDPAWRKGGIWQSDTMPINLPGFWFMTWYDVSTGPNLAAYNFVRSTAKGEVANEQYAVIAPTLHCGYKRATEHTVVGQRDMGDARLDWDGMTYAWFDHFLKGEDNGFLQKTPKVQYYTMGMNKWQHSEVWPPATAKPVTLTLTSGGHANTLHGDGVLSMAPAAPAPKAKKSKISPDLADLFVYDPMNPTPSYGGNVCCAANSIPGTGGALDQRKMEERQDILVYTSQPFKDGIEVSGPITATLYVSSDVKDTDVTVKVLDVYPDGTAYNLDETIQRLRYRDGDDKIVWMEKDKVYKVTLTPMNTSNFFLPGHSIRLEVAGANFPRFDRNLNTGGDNFSETTSVIAHTRIHHTPQYPSTLTLSVVKPAN, from the coding sequence ATGCGTAGCCTTCGCCAAGCCGTCACTGCAGCCCTTTGTAGCACCCTCTGTATCGCTGCCGTCGCTCAACGCCGCGCCCCGCTCACCGCAGAAGAGGCCGCCGCTCTCATCACCAAGCGGGAAGGCATCGAGAAGCAGTTGGAAGACGTCGCCGTCATCGACCGCAAGGTCATGATCCCCATGAAGGACGGCATCCGCATCGCCGCCGACATCTACCGCCCCAAAGACACCTCGAAGAAGTATCCGATCATCCTCTCCCGTACCCCCTACAACTTTAACTTCTGGGACGTCAAACTCGGCACCTGGCGCGACATGACCACCGAACTCGACGCCGTCAAGCGTGGCTACGTCCTTATCGAGATGAACGAGCGTGGCCACTTCTTCTCCGAAGGCAACTACGACATCCTCGGCACACCCCTTACCGACTCCGACGAAGAGCTCGACTGGATGGGCGCGCAGCCCTGGTCAAGCGGCAAAGTCGGCATGATCGGCTGCTCCTCCACCGCCGAGTATCAACTGGCCGTAGCCTCACGCGGCAACAAGAATCTCACCACCTTCATCCCCCAGAGCTTCGGTGCCGGTGTCGGCAAGGTCGGTCCCTACAACGAGCAGGGCAACTGGTATCGCGGCGGTGCCGTGCAGATGCTCTTCATCGACTGGATCTACGGCGAGCAGAATCAGGTCCGCCCCATGTTTCCCCCGACCACCTCGCAGGCTGACCTCATCAAGGCCTCGAAGATGTTCGACCTCGCCCCGCAGATGCCCCCCGTCGACTGGGCCAAGGCCTTTACCCACCTCCCCGAGAAGGACATCATCTCCGCGGTAGACGGCCCCAAAGGCATCTACTCGGACAAGATGCCCGTCGATACCGGCGGTGCCATGATCGAGCGCACCCCCAACGATCCCGCATGGCGCAAGGGCGGCATCTGGCAGTCCGACACCATGCCCATCAATCTCCCCGGCTTCTGGTTCATGACCTGGTACGACGTCTCGACCGGCCCCAACCTCGCCGCCTACAACTTCGTGCGCTCAACTGCCAAAGGTGAAGTGGCGAACGAACAATACGCCGTCATCGCCCCCACCCTCCACTGCGGGTACAAGCGCGCCACCGAGCACACCGTAGTCGGCCAGCGCGACATGGGCGACGCCCGCCTCGACTGGGACGGCATGACCTACGCCTGGTTTGACCACTTCCTCAAGGGTGAAGACAACGGCTTCCTCCAGAAGACGCCGAAGGTCCAGTACTACACCATGGGCATGAACAAGTGGCAGCACTCCGAGGTCTGGCCTCCAGCCACCGCCAAGCCTGTCACACTGACCCTCACCAGCGGCGGCCACGCCAACACCCTCCACGGCGACGGCGTCCTCTCCATGGCTCCTGCAGCACCTGCCCCGAAGGCAAAGAAATCAAAGATCTCCCCTGACCTGGCCGACCTCTTCGTCTACGATCCCATGAACCCCACACCCTCCTATGGCGGCAACGTCTGCTGCGCCGCCAACTCCATTCCCGGCACAGGCGGAGCGCTCGACCAGCGCAAGATGGAAGAGCGTCAGGACATCCTCGTCTACACCTCGCAGCCCTTCAAAGACGGCATCGAAGTCTCCGGCCCCATCACCGCGACCCTCTACGTCTCCTCCGACGTCAAGGACACCGACGTCACCGTCAAGGTTCTCGACGTCTACCCCGACGGCACCGCCTACAACCTCGACGAGACCATCCAGCGACTCCGCTATCGCGATGGCGACGACAAGATCGTTTGGATGGAGAAGGACAAGGTCTACAAGGTCACCCTGACCCCGATGAACACCAGCAACTTCTTCCTACCCGGCCACAGCATCCGTCTCGAGGTCGCAGGAGCCAACTTCCCCCGCTTCGACCGCAACCTCAACACCGGCGGTGACAACTTCTCCGAGACCACCAGCGTCATCGCCCACACCCGGATCCATCACACCCCGCAATACCCCAGCACCCTCACCCTCTCCGTCGTAAAGCCAGCAAACTAG
- a CDS encoding patatin-like phospholipase family protein has translation MTPHPVARSRSGCSFSWRCCILMNMSIIRAAIVAPRNFSSIVRLTTLLLVASTLAAQSPASNQSLPAADKSVLPTASSRAETDTTGQRGATFNSMAPSVPPAPPAGRPSIGLALGGGGALAMSEIGVLQWFEEHHIPVDMIAGTSMGCMVSTLYASGKTIDQLKAVMNDDVFSSVFSLGTSYKALNYRRREDNRALPNAITVGLKHGVSFRNSVLIDQGLNAFLDRQFLPYNDRTDFNTLPIPLRCKSTDLTAAKSVTFTRGSLPDAVRASVSIPGIYRPYAIGNHEFVDGAVLENLPTQTIIGMKADVVLAISLPLSPVGAGDLNSILGVLQRSFSVAIEANEEQSRKLAAVVIEPDVKGFTATDYLKTPGLSERGYQAAEAHKAELLKYAVDDQQWAAYLAQRASRLPGPPGTVLHVHIKSPNQQVTRAVQKSFLPIVNKPVDAKSIEALLDQVRSDGRYDADYTVGYETTPDTGQAEAVTNRPVVTVTIEDKKTGPPFLEVGANVEAQTGGVTRATLEATLVDQDLGGYGSELRAHFAIGFLTDLTGEYYRHITSLGKTQGGLFIAPQAVLHREPFYIYQDQHRISERQLQHAGGGVDIGWSDQRIQELRVGWQGGQERWQTETGSDNLAPANLIGTMQRARVRYTFDNQDRALVPQFGFRFTTEAGYLYNSVASPNTPQFTTRISYSHQIATNIFVMAAEGGTMLNRNVAQPFRFTLGGPLRLTASAIDEFRGTDYFLVEPAFLRRVAKLPSPLGQSIYLGAAYEAGQMRSPDARTITRQDVYFGIVAETPLGLITIAPAIGDDGHRKFVFTLGKLF, from the coding sequence ATGACCCCTCATCCGGTCGCTCGCTCCCGCTCTGGCTGTAGCTTTTCATGGCGATGCTGCATCCTTATGAATATGAGCATCATCCGGGCCGCCATCGTCGCCCCTCGCAACTTCTCCTCCATCGTTAGACTCACGACGCTCCTCCTTGTCGCCTCGACACTTGCTGCCCAATCGCCCGCCAGCAATCAGAGCCTGCCCGCCGCTGATAAGTCCGTGCTCCCCACTGCCTCCTCTCGCGCAGAGACGGACACCACCGGCCAGCGCGGAGCCACCTTCAATTCCATGGCTCCTTCCGTACCTCCCGCTCCGCCTGCGGGACGGCCAAGCATTGGCCTGGCTCTCGGCGGTGGGGGCGCTCTCGCCATGTCCGAGATAGGCGTCCTTCAATGGTTCGAAGAGCACCATATTCCAGTCGACATGATCGCCGGGACCAGCATGGGCTGCATGGTCAGCACCCTATACGCCTCCGGCAAGACCATCGACCAGCTCAAAGCGGTCATGAACGACGACGTCTTCAGCTCCGTCTTCTCCCTCGGCACCTCCTACAAGGCGCTCAACTATCGCCGCCGCGAAGATAATCGCGCCCTCCCCAACGCCATCACCGTCGGACTCAAGCATGGCGTCTCCTTCCGCAACAGCGTTCTCATCGATCAGGGTCTCAACGCCTTCCTCGACCGCCAGTTCCTGCCCTACAACGACCGCACCGACTTCAACACTCTCCCGATCCCGCTTCGCTGCAAGTCCACCGATCTTACCGCCGCAAAGTCCGTCACTTTCACACGCGGATCGCTTCCCGATGCCGTACGGGCCAGCGTCTCCATACCCGGGATCTATCGCCCGTACGCGATCGGCAATCACGAATTCGTCGACGGAGCCGTCCTCGAAAACCTCCCCACGCAGACGATCATCGGGATGAAGGCCGACGTCGTCCTCGCCATCAGCCTGCCGCTCTCCCCCGTAGGTGCAGGGGACCTCAACTCAATCCTCGGCGTACTCCAGCGCAGCTTCTCGGTCGCCATTGAGGCCAATGAGGAACAATCCCGCAAGCTAGCCGCCGTCGTCATTGAGCCGGACGTCAAGGGCTTCACCGCAACCGATTACCTCAAGACACCCGGCCTCTCTGAGCGCGGCTATCAGGCTGCCGAGGCGCATAAAGCCGAGCTTCTGAAATACGCAGTGGACGATCAGCAATGGGCCGCCTACCTCGCCCAGCGGGCCTCGCGCCTCCCCGGACCTCCCGGAACCGTCCTCCATGTCCATATCAAGTCTCCCAACCAGCAGGTCACCCGTGCCGTGCAGAAGTCCTTTCTTCCCATCGTCAACAAGCCGGTCGACGCGAAATCTATCGAAGCCCTCCTCGACCAGGTGCGCAGCGACGGTCGATACGACGCCGATTACACCGTGGGTTACGAAACCACGCCAGACACCGGGCAGGCCGAAGCCGTCACCAACCGGCCCGTCGTTACGGTCACCATCGAAGACAAGAAGACCGGACCACCCTTCCTCGAGGTCGGCGCCAACGTTGAAGCTCAGACCGGCGGCGTCACCCGCGCTACCCTCGAAGCCACCCTCGTCGATCAGGACCTTGGCGGCTATGGCTCCGAGCTCCGCGCTCACTTCGCGATCGGCTTTCTCACCGACCTTACCGGCGAGTACTACCGCCACATCACCTCGCTCGGCAAGACCCAGGGCGGCCTCTTCATCGCTCCCCAGGCCGTCCTCCACCGCGAGCCCTTCTATATCTACCAGGATCAGCACCGCATCTCCGAGCGGCAGTTGCAGCACGCCGGCGGTGGCGTCGATATCGGCTGGAGCGACCAGCGCATCCAGGAACTTCGCGTCGGCTGGCAGGGAGGCCAGGAGCGCTGGCAGACCGAGACCGGCTCCGACAATCTTGCACCCGCCAACCTTATCGGCACCATGCAACGCGCCCGCGTCCGCTACACCTTCGACAATCAGGACCGCGCCCTCGTTCCGCAGTTCGGCTTCCGCTTCACCACGGAGGCGGGCTACCTTTACAACTCGGTCGCCAGCCCCAACACCCCGCAGTTCACCACCCGCATCAGCTACTCCCACCAGATCGCCACCAATATCTTCGTGATGGCAGCCGAGGGCGGCACCATGCTGAACCGGAACGTCGCCCAGCCCTTCCGCTTCACGCTCGGCGGTCCGCTGCGCCTCACCGCCAGCGCCATCGACGAGTTTCGCGGCACCGACTACTTCCTCGTCGAACCCGCCTTCCTTCGACGCGTAGCCAAGCTTCCTTCACCGCTCGGCCAAAGCATCTATCTCGGAGCCGCTTACGAGGCTGGCCAGATGCGCTCTCCCGACGCCCGCACCATCACCCGCCAGGACGTCTACTTCGGCATCGTCGCTGAAACGCCTCTCGGCCTCATCACCATAGCCCCCGCCATCGGCGACGACGGCCACCGCAAGTTCGTCTTCACCCTCGGCAAGCTCTTCTAA
- a CDS encoding nuclear transport factor 2 family protein, translating into MSESRPPFPPFTLETATQKVRGAEDGWNSRDPRKVSLAYSEDSRWRNRHEFVTGREQIVAFLTRKWAGELEYRLIKELWAFTGNRIAVRFAYESHDAAGQWHRSYGNENWEFNEAGLMTYRHASINDLAIAETDRLFHWPQGRRPDDHPSLSDLAL; encoded by the coding sequence ATGTCCGAATCCAGACCACCATTTCCGCCCTTCACCCTTGAAACTGCCACCCAGAAAGTTCGCGGAGCCGAAGACGGCTGGAACTCCCGCGACCCCCGGAAGGTCTCCCTCGCCTACTCCGAGGACAGCCGCTGGCGCAATCGCCACGAGTTCGTCACCGGTCGCGAGCAGATCGTCGCCTTCCTCACTCGCAAATGGGCTGGCGAACTCGAATACCGCCTCATCAAGGAGCTCTGGGCCTTCACCGGCAACCGCATCGCCGTCCGCTTCGCCTACGAGTCCCACGACGCAGCCGGCCAGTGGCACCGCTCCTACGGTAATGAGAACTGGGAGTTCAACGAGGCGGGCCTGATGACCTACCGCCACGCCAGCATCAATGACCTCGCCATCGCCGAAACCGACCGCCTCTTCCACTGGCCCCAGGGCCGTCGCCCTGACGATCACCCTTCCCTCAGCGATCTCGCCCTCTAA
- a CDS encoding DUF5995 family protein, translating to MSTATLSADELALYTVLTEQKPATIAEVIAKMQAIDDLLANGDGLKWFNRLYLMVTQQVDLQPPGGGWKSPVWLTQLDVTFANLYFTAVADYLVGGTVASSWKALFEARFVVGIDRVQFALAGMNAHINHDLALALLVTDAEMGIVPSLTSAEYADYESVNTLLNLVMPAALTMLAVDTLGVLAEDTGKAGRVLAYWNMCQARDLAWNFADHLRGLAGPVRNAALDAQDGLTGALGRAILMAA from the coding sequence ATGTCCACAGCCACCCTTTCCGCTGATGAGCTGGCGCTCTACACGGTGCTGACTGAGCAGAAGCCCGCGACCATCGCCGAGGTAATTGCGAAGATGCAGGCGATCGACGACCTGCTGGCGAATGGCGATGGGCTGAAGTGGTTCAACCGACTCTACTTGATGGTGACGCAACAGGTTGATCTGCAACCTCCGGGTGGCGGCTGGAAGAGTCCCGTGTGGCTTACGCAACTAGATGTGACCTTTGCGAACCTTTACTTTACGGCTGTCGCGGACTACCTCGTGGGCGGTACCGTTGCTTCTTCGTGGAAGGCCCTGTTCGAGGCACGCTTCGTGGTGGGGATTGATCGCGTTCAGTTCGCGCTGGCAGGGATGAACGCGCATATCAACCATGACCTTGCGCTTGCGTTGCTGGTTACGGATGCCGAGATGGGTATTGTGCCTTCGCTGACGAGCGCGGAGTACGCGGACTACGAATCCGTGAATACGCTGTTGAACCTGGTGATGCCTGCGGCGTTGACGATGCTGGCAGTTGATACGCTGGGTGTTCTGGCGGAGGACACCGGGAAGGCTGGTCGTGTGCTCGCGTACTGGAATATGTGCCAGGCTCGCGATCTCGCGTGGAACTTCGCGGACCATCTTCGCGGGCTTGCGGGCCCGGTTCGGAATGCGGCTCTCGATGCGCAAGATGGGCTTACGGGCGCGCTGGGACGAGCGATCCTGATGGCTGCCTAA
- a CDS encoding energy transducer TonB: protein MRTLRHLVLPLLFCIPAIVAAQSNQPTLEARLINKPLYLRGLWRNDNLRFDGLGRLTTPSETTSFTLAGMDVTRVYLQGDGLIMEGRRVGLELEQQDARTRVPIQVNGADEPIRIEITLAPGADYNHALSAIFVEDLASLVPTLPDYWQVYATNNFLAPGNQRPLHSEASEKMLDKPINKGGKESITKPTLARSVAPEITPAATNLRYKASVIISLIVEKEGVPTHLQLLRPAGLGLDEQAIAAVQKYIFRPATQKGKPVPVDLNVVVDFNGGNR from the coding sequence ATGCGAACGCTCAGGCATCTTGTTCTTCCTCTGCTGTTCTGTATCCCCGCGATCGTAGCGGCACAGTCCAACCAGCCCACGCTCGAAGCGCGCCTCATCAACAAGCCGCTCTACCTGCGCGGCCTCTGGCGCAACGACAATCTACGATTTGACGGCCTGGGCCGCCTCACAACCCCCTCCGAGACCACCTCCTTCACCCTCGCCGGTATGGACGTCACTCGCGTCTACCTCCAGGGCGACGGCCTCATCATGGAAGGTCGCCGCGTCGGCCTCGAACTCGAGCAGCAGGACGCCCGCACCCGCGTCCCCATTCAGGTCAACGGAGCCGACGAGCCGATCCGTATCGAGATCACCCTCGCCCCGGGTGCCGACTACAACCACGCCCTCTCCGCCATCTTTGTCGAAGATCTAGCCAGCCTCGTCCCCACGCTTCCCGACTACTGGCAGGTCTATGCCACCAACAACTTTCTCGCCCCCGGCAATCAGCGCCCGCTCCACTCCGAGGCGTCCGAAAAGATGCTCGACAAGCCCATCAACAAGGGAGGAAAGGAGTCCATTACCAAGCCCACCCTGGCTCGCTCCGTCGCTCCCGAGATCACCCCCGCCGCAACCAACCTCCGGTACAAGGCCAGCGTGATCATCAGCCTGATCGTCGAGAAGGAAGGCGTTCCAACGCATCTCCAACTCCTGCGGCCCGCCGGTCTTGGTCTCGACGAGCAGGCAATCGCCGCCGTCCAGAAGTACATCTTCCGCCCCGCAACGCAGAAGGGTAAGCCCGTTCCCGTCGACCTCAACGTCGTCGTCGACTTCAACGGCGGCAACCGCTAA
- the ppc gene encoding phosphoenolpyruvate carboxylase → MPSLWTPTAWTERLAELEARSPELKEAPLRRDVRSLGMLLGEVLREQAGEPLYDAVEALRRIAIARREADAANDTAAARSHLQQALFSVHAHAEDATQAYQLARAFSFYFELINLAETNHRKRRRLAGSLDQQAKNVQRGSLRGALRQLKLAGIDAPEARALLGKVCISPVFTAHPTEVARRSVMFKRRRISDLLEQLDRIPVPATDLEALERDLTAEITALWQTDDVRSERPTVRDEIRMALDYYESSLFDTLPVLYAEVALALAAEYPEAGKPCLADLPQLVSFGSWIGGDRDGNPFVTPEATREALAMAHALLLNHYRRRLQNIFEQLGSSTQQVPITPELRALLDQYLDQMRAAGQPALEQRFPHELLRLLIACIMMRLGATPQSTVPLPARPALAPYTRAADLLSDLTVLRKSLIANRGRRLTELLIDPLLLEVRTYGLHLQTLDIRQHAKVHAAAITELDAFHPQQNSLELPPALTPQTTELLDTFRTIADLKRSSAPESIRQYVISGATSAEDILNVLWLARLGSVKVEAEGDDPGLQPVPLFESIEDLQNASAIMRELWSSEAYQPLLASWNHRQEVMLGYSDSNKDGGMITSTWEIYQAHRALYDVARDCGVTLRLFHGRGGTVGRGGGPTHRAIFAQPMDSFSGEFRITEQGEVLNWKYSDVILAERNLELMIAASLDALARPDALLQKGAAIPHLTGEILPPWEAAMNQLSATSYTFYRAEILDNPETFTYFEQATPVAELEHARIGSRPARRASKDAKRSFAGLRAIPWVFGWMQSRQLVPAWFGVGHAIELFLNADPANLALLQTMARDFPLFIDIIRNVEMALAKADFGIARLYASLVEDEQLRDRVFNTLETEFKLTLRMILAVTGQTALLEKNPVLEQSIRLRNPYVDPLSLIQVELIRRKRAAEETGADATELNRAITATINGISAGLRNTG, encoded by the coding sequence ATGCCGTCCCTCTGGACCCCTACCGCCTGGACCGAACGCCTCGCCGAACTCGAAGCCCGCTCCCCCGAACTCAAGGAAGCCCCCCTCCGTCGTGATGTCCGTTCCCTCGGCATGCTCCTGGGAGAGGTCCTTCGCGAGCAGGCCGGCGAGCCGCTCTACGACGCCGTGGAAGCTCTTCGCCGCATCGCCATCGCTCGCCGCGAAGCCGACGCCGCGAACGACACTGCCGCAGCCCGCAGCCATCTCCAGCAAGCTCTCTTCAGCGTTCACGCCCACGCCGAAGACGCCACACAGGCCTATCAGCTCGCCCGCGCCTTCAGCTTCTACTTCGAGCTGATCAACCTCGCCGAGACCAATCACCGCAAGCGTCGACGTCTCGCCGGTTCGCTCGATCAGCAGGCGAAGAACGTCCAGCGCGGCAGCCTTCGCGGAGCCCTGCGCCAGCTCAAGCTCGCGGGCATCGACGCCCCGGAGGCCCGCGCGCTTCTCGGCAAGGTCTGCATCTCGCCCGTGTTCACCGCGCACCCCACCGAGGTCGCCCGCCGCAGCGTCATGTTCAAGCGCCGCCGCATCTCCGACCTGCTCGAACAGCTCGACCGCATCCCCGTTCCCGCCACCGACCTCGAAGCCCTCGAGCGCGACCTCACCGCCGAGATCACCGCCCTCTGGCAGACCGACGACGTCCGCTCCGAGCGCCCCACCGTGCGCGACGAGATCCGCATGGCGCTCGACTACTACGAGTCCTCCCTCTTCGATACCCTGCCCGTCCTCTACGCCGAAGTAGCGCTCGCCCTCGCAGCCGAATACCCCGAAGCAGGCAAGCCCTGCCTCGCCGACCTTCCCCAGCTCGTCTCCTTCGGCTCATGGATCGGCGGTGACCGCGACGGCAATCCCTTCGTCACACCCGAAGCCACCCGTGAAGCTCTCGCGATGGCGCACGCCCTGCTCCTCAACCACTATCGCCGGCGCCTCCAGAACATCTTCGAGCAGCTCGGCAGCTCCACCCAGCAAGTCCCCATCACCCCCGAGCTGCGCGCCCTCCTCGACCAATATCTAGACCAGATGCGCGCCGCCGGCCAGCCCGCACTGGAGCAGCGCTTCCCGCACGAGCTCCTCCGTCTCCTCATCGCCTGTATCATGATGCGGCTCGGCGCCACACCGCAGTCGACCGTGCCACTCCCGGCAAGGCCTGCGCTCGCACCCTACACCCGCGCCGCCGACCTTCTCAGCGACCTTACCGTCCTCCGCAAATCCCTGATCGCCAACCGGGGCCGACGCCTCACCGAACTCCTCATCGACCCGCTTCTCCTCGAGGTCCGCACCTACGGCCTGCACCTCCAGACCCTCGACATCCGCCAGCATGCCAAGGTGCACGCCGCTGCCATCACCGAACTCGACGCCTTTCATCCCCAACAGAACAGCCTGGAACTCCCCCCCGCTCTCACCCCCCAGACCACTGAACTCCTCGACACCTTCCGCACCATCGCCGACCTCAAGCGCTCCAGCGCGCCCGAGTCCATCCGGCAGTACGTCATCAGCGGTGCCACTTCGGCCGAGGACATCCTCAACGTGCTCTGGCTCGCTCGCCTCGGCAGCGTCAAAGTCGAAGCCGAGGGAGACGACCCCGGCCTTCAGCCCGTACCCCTCTTCGAGTCCATCGAAGACCTCCAGAACGCTTCCGCCATCATGCGCGAACTCTGGTCGAGCGAAGCCTACCAGCCACTCCTCGCCTCGTGGAACCACCGCCAGGAGGTCATGCTCGGCTACTCCGACTCCAATAAAGACGGCGGCATGATCACCAGCACCTGGGAGATCTATCAGGCCCACCGCGCCCTCTACGACGTGGCGCGGGACTGCGGCGTCACCCTCCGTCTCTTCCACGGTCGCGGCGGTACCGTAGGCCGGGGCGGCGGGCCCACCCACCGCGCCATCTTCGCCCAGCCCATGGATTCCTTCTCCGGCGAGTTCCGCATCACCGAGCAGGGCGAGGTCCTCAACTGGAAGTACTCCGACGTCATCCTCGCCGAGCGCAACCTTGAACTCATGATCGCCGCCTCCCTCGACGCCCTCGCAAGGCCGGACGCTCTCCTCCAGAAGGGTGCGGCCATTCCCCACCTCACAGGCGAGATCCTCCCTCCCTGGGAGGCTGCCATGAATCAGCTCTCGGCAACCTCCTACACCTTCTACCGCGCCGAGATCCTCGATAACCCCGAAACCTTCACCTACTTCGAGCAGGCCACGCCCGTCGCCGAGCTCGAACACGCCCGCATCGGCTCCCGCCCCGCGCGCCGCGCCAGTAAGGACGCCAAACGCTCCTTCGCCGGCCTCCGCGCCATCCCCTGGGTCTTCGGCTGGATGCAGTCCCGTCAGCTTGTTCCCGCCTGGTTCGGCGTAGGCCACGCCATCGAGCTCTTCCTCAACGCCGATCCGGCCAACCTCGCACTCCTCCAGACCATGGCCCGCGACTTCCCTCTCTTCATCGACATCATCCGCAACGTCGAGATGGCGCTCGCCAAGGCCGACTTCGGCATCGCCCGCCTCTACGCCTCACTCGTAGAAGATGAGCAGCTTCGCGACCGAGTCTTCAACACTCTCGAAACCGAGTTCAAGCTGACGCTCCGCATGATCCTCGCCGTCACCGGCCAGACCGCGCTGCTCGAAAAAAACCCCGTCCTCGAGCAATCCATCCGCCTCCGCAATCCCTACGTCGACCCACTCTCCCTCATTCAGGTCGAACTAATCCGCCGCAAGCGTGCCGCCGAAGAGACCGGCGCAGACGCCACCGAACTCAACCGCGCCATCACAGCCACCATTAACGGCATCAGCGCCGGCCTCCGCAACACGGGCTGA
- a CDS encoding DUF2235 domain-containing protein → MSKKIILCADGTWNTPHGPLAVPNDTNVRKLYLMLNEDASQLKYYDSGVGTDGSAFEHFFGGTMGEGLFEKVQDGYAFLSYVWDPGDEIFIFGFSRGAYTARSLAGMIALFGVPTKNLDNRMVKRIFDVYRISDHDQRKAAKEPLVAEYGLTDVDVRMVGVWDTVGALGVPGHLFGNFDQAKYGFLDTTLSKCVQNAYHAISIDERRASFLPTLWTNPDGSPRANDAQLTQVWFPGVHCDVGGSYSDCGLSNITLRWMIDNARACGLVFDDKAVEASLAPKPFLPLSTAHDEWRLIPWGLPKHRTIPANAVLSNTVRLRLSGMATYKPGAMDMDIAKYAEALVIPPNEL, encoded by the coding sequence ATGAGCAAGAAGATCATATTGTGTGCCGATGGAACGTGGAATACACCACATGGGCCGCTCGCCGTGCCGAACGATACCAATGTTCGGAAGCTCTACCTGATGCTGAACGAAGATGCGTCTCAATTGAAGTATTACGACAGTGGCGTGGGTACGGACGGGTCTGCCTTTGAACACTTTTTCGGCGGAACGATGGGCGAAGGACTCTTTGAGAAGGTTCAAGACGGGTACGCGTTTCTTTCGTATGTCTGGGACCCGGGGGATGAGATCTTCATCTTCGGGTTCAGCCGGGGAGCGTACACCGCGCGAAGTCTTGCGGGTATGATTGCTCTCTTTGGCGTGCCTACCAAAAACCTCGACAACCGAATGGTCAAGCGCATCTTCGATGTCTACCGGATCAGCGACCATGATCAAAGAAAAGCAGCCAAGGAACCCCTCGTTGCGGAGTATGGCCTTACCGATGTCGACGTTCGGATGGTTGGGGTGTGGGATACGGTAGGAGCGCTCGGGGTTCCAGGGCATCTCTTCGGCAACTTCGACCAGGCAAAGTACGGCTTTCTCGACACTACGTTGAGCAAATGCGTCCAGAATGCTTATCACGCGATCTCCATCGATGAGCGGCGCGCGTCGTTTCTGCCGACGCTATGGACGAATCCGGATGGGAGTCCCCGGGCGAACGATGCGCAGTTGACGCAGGTCTGGTTTCCGGGGGTTCACTGCGATGTGGGTGGCAGCTACTCGGACTGTGGACTTTCGAACATCACGCTTCGCTGGATGATCGATAACGCGAGGGCGTGTGGGCTTGTCTTTGACGATAAGGCGGTGGAGGCGTCGCTTGCACCAAAGCCCTTTTTGCCGTTGAGCACAGCACATGATGAATGGAGATTGATTCCCTGGGGACTGCCGAAGCACCGCACCATCCCGGCAAACGCCGTTCTTTCGAATACGGTGAGGCTGCGTCTATCGGGGATGGCGACGTATAAGCCGGGAGCGATGGACATGGACATCGCGAAGTACGCCGAGGCTCTGGTGATTCCGCCCAATGAGCTTTAG